The genomic interval AAATGGATTCCTTCCACTTTTCCTCCACAGATCATCATTTATCAATTTCACAGACGTTGCGCAAGCTGCAAAATCATGTGACTgaaaaatgtccttcgtttaCCTTTCATGGTGGGAGGGGCGTAAGTGCTCTGCTTCCTCTGAGAGGCGTCTGAAGCCTacagaggagaagagaagaCGCTGCATTTCTTCTAAACATATTGTAGAAGTGATGGATGTAAAGGGGAGTATTCATGGCTTTTAAGTAAATATGATTATCCAATCATCCAATATCTGGTGACTTGTGCGtcatacaaagaaaatattgaggACGTGCTCTGATAAATTATGCTTTCACTAAACATGTGACTCAACATGTTTAGCTTATGAAACAGAAATACGTGTTTGCTTGTCAATTATAAATTATTAGAGAATATTCCTTGTTTACGTTCAGATCGCTGCCTTATGTTTCAAggtattcaaataaaattacaacttGGAGAATTTGGGGTTTCTACAGATGAGCTCAGTTATTTGAAATCTGATGATTGTTTTACCTGCTGCTGCTACACTTATCTTCCtgcctctctgtgtgtgtgtgtgtgtgtgtgtgtgtgtgtgtgtgtgtgtgtgtgtgtgtgtgtgtgtgtgtgtgtgtgtgtgtgtgtgttcatacaaACCTGTGACTCTCCGCTGGCATTGTGTTGAtctccaacatctgcaggaGAGATGAGAAACCAGAGGTTAAGACATCCCTCTGAGAACCAGTCTGTCTCCAGTTAACACTTTTTTATCCAAACTGATGATTTTCAGGTTCCGGAGCGACAGCAGCGCTCTGCCGTCTCcacttttaagaaaaaaactgctaagatgtttgttttaacaGGAGTTTTGCCACAAACCTGGATTTGGTCACATTTAGGACATGTAGACATCCGGCCGTCCCAgagattagcctccatgaaactgaccatgtctgaagccaggtaccatggtggataggtttgagtcctctacagTCTGCGGTACTGTGCGGACATCGTAAacgcaccactagaggatatgacgtcaatgtgatgaACACACGCAGATTCCCAATCTACCCGTCctcaagttttttatgctttgtagtccaACGTTTtttgaagaagctcaacttcttcattcttttttgCCTTGCAGTGAATCCTCAACTATCTTCCCTTCTCTGCTTCtaatgtgaacttcctgcaacacgcagcGAGCCTTTATCTGCGCATGCATTTTGCTATGACTTTGGtgtgttactctttagcgcccccactgccttgtagtatgtactacagcggtgtcgtAGGGATGTTGAATCCTTTCTactagttttcgccaccgttttcacacctgaaccagcttcGGTGCCGTGTGGACATCAAGATGCACAAAACAATACCAAACACACCTATTTGCATAGGTTTTGCATCAATTTGCATCAATTTAGTGTCTCTTTCTGATCAGTTTGTGATCATCAGGTGCTGTATTGCATCTCTTTTCACGACTGCTTCTAATAGCTTTGttcattttaccatttctttttcattgtttgctATTGTTTTTGGTTGCTTGGAGTCTCTTGGCAACTGTTTTGCATGAAGAAGTGCTCCTTTTGTGTCTGTTTGCTTTGGTTTTGCATGCATTTGCATGTCTTTTTTGGACCCTTTTTAGGTATTCTACATTAAATAGTCGCCTTTATGCATTTTCAATTCACGTGTCAAGCACCAGTTTGTCCTTTGGTTTATATGTTTCAGGCTGTAATCATTTCAGCTGTTATTTGTctattttagtcattttgttaAACTGTTCTTTTCCCAACAAAACATCTTAGCTTTTTCAAAGAAACAGTGGCACTCTGAAGCCTTGGGTTACATGCACAGTTGAGTCGAGCTTATAGCCCTGTTTCCACAGGCAAACATCTTACTCATCCACTTTTTTGGGGTCCCTAAAAAAATAGGAGAGGTCGGACTGGATATTCTGGCACTCTTCCTCGAGGGCTGGATCAGTCAGATTGGGACCCCAACAGAAAGGTTCTTCCGGACTTTTAAATACCAGCTGTGTTCAGGAAGATTTTTCACTTACAGATGAATTAAATCAGAATCTTTAAGAGAAATAAACCTGATTCAGAAAGTTTGTAGCAGAAATTAGAAAGCCCCTTAGAAATGTCCCTTAATGTCCCATAAAACCAGATAAAATATTAGTATTTATCTCAGCAAATGAACATcgaactattttttttttaccatgattGTGTCCAGGCTGAAAGCGTGAagtctcattttgtttttccagctgccAGCTGGAACAGAACTGAAGCAGCAACTCGGTGCACTTATTAAAACAAACCGTTAcactgacaaaagcagaaaaatcctCTCCAATTTCTGTAAAcatctttttcctttaaacatttagaaacTGTAGTTGTCTCAtcactgttgttttttgttgtttcttatgTTATCCGGAAAAACAAAGGTCTCCTTAAAAGCACCGCTGGAGCCTGCAGACCCTGACACAACAGCGCTGGAACCCGACTCTGAGACACAGAATGGAATCAGGCCGACTATTCAATCAGTCAGTTCCCCTGTAAAGGGGTTTATAACAGCTTAGAGCAGCAAGTACGAACTCGTTATGCATCCATCAGTCCGGTCTGAACACCCAGATCACTTACCAAAAGTAATCTAATAAATGCTCCATTATAGCAGTTGCTGTTCTGCTCTCTGTGCCCCCTCCCTCCCCACCCCTGTCTGTTTTTCTGATTCTCACCTGTGCCAGGTTGTCTGTAGATCTGCAGGGTGGCAGGAGTCGGCCTTCTGCGTCGGATCTGaggtaaacacaaacaggagtTTCATTGTCCATTCTTTAAGTATTTAGAAAAAACCGCTCAGTCATATTTCCAGTTAAAAATACCAGCTGGATTTAATCGTCCCAAATTTCAGGCTGTAATCTGTCAGGGTTAGGGTTCCTTGTGTATTCTAACTTAAGTAGCTGTTTATTAAACCCATTTTCCTTTTCCAAAAAAATAAGCTGAAACTTCCCACATTTGCACATTAGctaataaagaaacaaactcaTTCTTCTAAAGATCTTTAAGAGACCAAAGCTTATATCCAAATCACTGCAATATTAAGCTATAAATGGAAATGTAACGGCTAAGTCTGGTTCACTGCAAGAGTGTAGATACCTGTCATCATCTTAGAAGATGATGTTGCATCAAGCTGTTCTAAAATCTATCATGGACTAAAGGAAATGCTGACTGTTCTCCCCAAACGAGCACAGCGGGTCTTTAATCTGTCGCTCTTCATTACTAACTTCCTTCCAAACGAACAGCAGCCCGCCTCCTCCCACTAAACGGCTCATAAAgatgacaacaaaacaaagatcagCACTTTTAACTCCCTGAACTGTGACATTTTAAGCTTCCATTGCGTCTCCCTTCTCGCCTTTCAGGAGTGGTTGAAGGAAAATTACACCACATATTACAGTTTAGCCTCTGGGTTGGCGGTGTTTTCCTGTTTCCCCAAGAAAGATGTGAACTACCGGCTGCAGATCAGCAATCCGTGATGGATTAAActgaacataaaatattttgttttactccACAGCTGTACAGAAACAAGGGAAATTAGTTGAGTTGCAACAGgaagagaagaaggaaaagaggTCTAAGAAAGTAAATCACTAAAAGATACTTTTAACTCATGATATTAACTCTgtcatacaaatatttaaaccaaCCAGGATGcaaaacatacacaaaatatgtttattaCACACACTTACACCCAGATACACACTCTTTTCATAGCACTGACTTTTGCACTCATGCTGCTTTGCACCCACATAGAGAATTCCAGACAACTCAAAAGATAAAAGCCGCATTCAGCATTCACATGCATGgacccccccacccacacacacacacacacagtccaaACTCCGACCTACACATGCTCACATGCACTTACATGTTCGGCGGCCTGAGGGTCAAGCTGTCCCTGCAGCGGAGGCACAGCGAACTGGATCTTCTTCGGACTGCTGGGCTCCATTATTACTCACTGAGTGatagaaaaacagacagaaagagagagagtgggGGAGGTAGGGAGggagcagagagggagggagtggTCTCCTCTCGGCCGATGGGGTCCATTATCACTAATTGTCAGACTTGGAGAGAAGGAACAGCAGCCAAGGCATTGCAGCATTTTCAACACCAGCATCTGATACAGCGTGAAATCAGGTTTTTTGTTGGTCATGTTCTGTCTTATGATGTTTACGTGTACATCTACTGCAGCTGTGTTCAGTGTGATCCCACATGTATGCAACTAAGCGCCATATTTAGTCTTCAATCAATGCCACTCGAGGTCTGTTATGCAAGACTTTTAACAGTTATGAATATGGCATTGATTTTGTGATGGAGACCACGTGACGAAGAAGACCAACAACAAGAAGCCTCCATAATTCAATTTCTTTTGAGATTAGATCCAAAAAGTTGTATTATTGGCAGACGTTGTAGTGgtaaaactaaaatgttaatCGGGGGGGTTCCTATcatctgaaaatataaaatcagtGTTGAGTCAGGTCAAATTGCTGGTATCAGCTCCAGTTGCGGTGATGTAAACATGACTGAAGCGTCCTACAtcaggagggggtggggggcgGGCTTTTAAATTTATTAGAGCACCAGTGTGCAGATGAAATATGTGATGGATCTATTTTACCAGCTGGAATGATGGATAGCAGCTCACACTGTGACTCATGCTGTGTACCAGCATGTACTAATCATGCTTGAATGTCAGCTCTTAGCTTACAGGGTTAACCCGATCTTAAGACTCAATATTTCATAGCTATGTTGGGTGTGTTTACACTCTTATCAATATTCTGATAAACTTGATCAACATCCTGctctgaataaaacatttttgtgtaaaCAGCAATTTCTCCTTAAGGCTAAGTCAAAGTAAgcaataataaatttaaactaTAAATGCAGATCAGAATCACAGGACCAGTGATTTAAAGGCTAAATCCACACAGAGATGAAACAACTTAGTttttagaaaaagttttttgtaCAGACTATAAAAGTAGaacggagcctccgtgatgtcACTCATAGGTTTGTgaaaagcaaaagtgaagctcgttgggcggttcctaccatcgGCATCTTGGTAGGGTCATGCCTGCTGTCGCtaccagaaaatacaaaaatgggcaaagtggcggagctgagaggggggctgtgagcgtggggtggatgattgacgtctatcaaactctAAGCTGCCTGTAGAGCTAACTGAGCCTAACCCTATCTAACTGGCTAATGAAgataggtgggctaaagctaaggcgcgctgttagccggctaaaaaccgtgtttgtgctacactctcccttcttgctgtggatattggatacatgtcaatgaaaaggacacgcccctaaaataacatccaaacagatgagttagaaaaaaaattcacccccctcacagttgtcatgaaggtaaacttgacctattaattctaaaatggatttttgtaccaggctttaaacatgtttatttctgctgtgaagttggtctttctaacatgggagtctatggggatttgctgtGTTTTGAAGTTAGCCCCTAGCGGGTAAGGggtgaactgcagttttttgcactttcacatgggcttcacatttcaccaaTACAGGTTGCCGCTTGGTACAGACAGAAGCTTTTCCAGTAGTGTGCATCCACTCCAGGGAAAACTCTGTAGTGTCAACGCCAGGCCTGTAAGAGGCGCTGCAGCACTGCCAGAAATGCACCAGAAACATGGAGTTTGCTCAAATGCAAACTACCgccgatttaaaaaaaaatagcagcagcagaagaagagggAGGTCAGCACAGAtgcagttctggttctggttccagcTCCATTCTGCAGTCTCATAACTGTGGTGCTTTATGGTGAACCGGGCCGCGCTCACACCGGTGTAACCAGAACTAAAGTAGCTGGACTTTAGTCTGTGAAAGTAAACATCAACAGCTTGTAGATTTTGTCCTGAAAGTTGATGGTTAAAGCGTCAGGCTCCGTTATAACCTACAGTTTCCAATTAAAAATAGGTGAAATTCAGACAGAGGGAATTTTATAAGATGTTAAGGGTGTCAGTAAGTCTGCGCGGAGGGTCGGTCGGCTTCTTCAGTTCAAGCTGGACATGTAACACCACGTCCAGGACAACTACTGCCATTTTTCTGTGTGGAATTCCTTCTTCACTTTCTGAAGGTTATTGATTTGGTCTGGCgttcattattttttgtttttgtgttttttaattttatcgAAACAGAATGTGTAACACAGCAGGGATCCACAACTCCGGCCCTCCAggtccactgtcctgcagacattCAAAGtcttcctgcttcaacacacctgactcaaatgaaaagCTCAtcagcagacttgtgcagagcttgtaagagatccatttaatacctaatctaatacctgcaggatagtgggccttgaggaccagagttgggaaccactgtaaAACAGCACTTGCGAGAACATTAACAGACGGTGTTATGAAAGGACTCTGGGACGATTGTGCCATcgggttgtaaaaaaaaaagatccaccTAGGTTGTTCACAAAAAATAGACAAAGGTGGCGTTAGCTGAGTATTATTCATTTTGGGAACCGTCATAGAAGAGCAGCAGTTTCTGACTCCAGAAGCATTTATTGACaaagctgttgtttttaatgaaccATTTCCCAGCATGACGTCTTTACTTTTCTAAGCTCCCGTTAACTCAGCTGTGAGAAAAATCACAACCACTACACATTCGACTGCTGAATGTTTTATTGGTCTTAAAGGTTTCCAGTTAATTAACAGTCTTAGAATAATAAAATCAGATCATAACACAAACACTACAAGTacatttttatatgttaaatccCCTGAGGTTGATAAAAGACCTCAGTTCCCAGAAAGGCAGGAAAAGGTAGGAGCTGTTGTCTGTAAAATTACAGCACCAGCTCAAGCAAAAACATGTCAGACTTTTCCAGCtatgttttacattaatttacaGACTCAAAGCCTCTCGGGGATCATAAGGTAAAATATattaatgcacaaaaaaaaccaagaagCAGATTTAGCAGCTGTGAGATGGAAAAGCTTTTAGACACTAAAGATACTTTCTTTCAGAGTAGGACatgatttgaaaataaaaactgaaaacgtGTTTGACTGTTGAGAAGGTGGGTAAGGCAGTAAAACGTTCTCATTGATACGAAAGGCAGATTGATAAAATCTGAAGAAAGGAATGAAGGAAAAAGTTTCATAATGCAACACCAACAGAGTTAATTCAGTTTACAACTGTAAACATGTAGAAATCAGTGTTTGTTCATGTTGCTCCCTCGTTCATTATACCGTCCACTGAGTCAGATGAAACTTCTCATTCACCACGTTTTTTTCTGCAGACTCACCATGAGATACACCAGAAGTAATTAACATAAGATAACCCAAGAGAtagttgtgggtgaaaatcccagtaaatactcagacctaCAACCAtaccatgttcaaagtcacttaaatccccttggAATAAATTTCAAGGCATCTCACTTTGTAAATAATACAACAATAATCTGGAATTTACTGCATTAAAAGAtggttttaaaaattcttttagaTCAGTagttatatttaaacattttaaatattaatttattgattgatCTGCTTTAAATGTAAAGATAGCAGATAGTTTTATTCAGATGCCAACTTCTAATATTTCCTCGCCATATTTGGTTAAAGAGTCCCGTTGAGAAGCTTATGTTTCATGAAAGGAAACTAACAGAAgagaaggtgaaaaaaaaatcccgtttgatttatgttttctgtCACCTATTCAAGAAGCTGCATCTTGTTCCACCATGGCATCTTTCTACGTTGGCCCTCGTCGTGGAAACGCTCTGTCTCAGTGGAGACATCTGGGGAGACTTAGTGGCTACTGTAGGTGGAACAAACTGCATTCACATCGAACAAAGAGCCTCTTGTTGTTT from Melanotaenia boesemani isolate fMelBoe1 chromosome 16, fMelBoe1.pri, whole genome shotgun sequence carries:
- the ppp1r1c gene encoding protein phosphatase 1 regulatory subunit 1C codes for the protein MEPSSPKKIQFAVPPLQGQLDPQAAEHIRRRRPTPATLQIYRQPGTDVGDQHNASGESQASDASQRKQSTYAPPTMKGKLESTVTEEDENEETNLQGD